Proteins encoded in a region of the Apilactobacillus apisilvae genome:
- a CDS encoding ABC transporter substrate-binding protein/permease: MKHFKFIAIIFIFFVGILGILGTENVHAASTNDNYLANIKKKGALVMGTSPDYPPYEFLANQNGQNKIEGADIQLGQQIAKNMGVKLQVKSMGFDSLLVGLQTNKVDMVIAGLNKTPQRAKSVSFSNSYYRSGTGLIINKNDKNKIKSYHDLKNKSVGAQVGSVQYDSMKKLPDVTTKGMENANDLIMALKTNKIAAVAMDQSVAQAYANHNSGIMTISSGLHSGDSDNNIAFAKGADSLVNSANKTISNLQKNNQYTKNFIPAAINKMPDNKNQSTANSMWQYKDFFIEGIKNTILISVIAVIFGIILGVIFALMRLSNNWLLHAIAVCYIEFIRGTPQLVQIMFVYFGLGAIVNVPALTAGIIAISINSGAYVAEIIRGGITSISTGQNEAALSLGLSSKQSMRYIVLPQAFKNIWPALGNELVTLIKDSSLASVIGVGELMYQMRAVQADSYKGVAPIAIIMVIYFVITFTISRIMKYFEGKFSHGTND; the protein is encoded by the coding sequence ATGAAACATTTTAAATTTATTGCAATTATATTTATTTTTTTTGTTGGAATATTAGGTATTTTAGGTACTGAAAATGTGCATGCTGCTAGCACTAATGATAACTATTTAGCAAATATTAAGAAGAAGGGTGCATTGGTCATGGGGACTTCTCCAGATTATCCGCCATATGAATTTTTGGCTAACCAAAATGGTCAAAATAAAATAGAAGGTGCTGATATCCAATTGGGACAGCAAATTGCTAAAAACATGGGCGTGAAATTACAAGTTAAATCTATGGGATTTGATTCGTTATTGGTCGGTTTACAAACTAATAAAGTAGATATGGTAATTGCTGGACTAAATAAAACTCCACAAAGAGCCAAAAGTGTTAGCTTTTCCAATAGCTACTATAGATCAGGAACCGGACTAATTATTAATAAAAATGATAAAAATAAAATTAAAAGTTATCATGATTTAAAAAATAAATCAGTAGGTGCACAAGTTGGTTCGGTTCAATATGATTCGATGAAAAAACTACCTGATGTTACAACTAAGGGAATGGAAAATGCTAATGATTTAATCATGGCTTTAAAGACAAATAAAATTGCAGCTGTTGCGATGGATCAATCAGTTGCCCAAGCCTATGCTAATCACAATAGTGGAATTATGACTATTTCATCCGGATTACATTCAGGTGATTCTGATAATAACATTGCTTTTGCTAAAGGTGCGGATTCATTAGTTAATTCGGCCAATAAAACTATTAGTAACTTACAAAAAAATAATCAATATACTAAAAATTTTATACCGGCAGCAATTAATAAAATGCCTGATAATAAAAATCAATCAACGGCTAACTCGATGTGGCAATACAAAGATTTCTTTATTGAAGGAATTAAAAATACAATTTTAATCTCAGTAATTGCAGTTATCTTTGGTATTATTCTAGGTGTTATTTTTGCACTAATGAGATTAAGCAATAATTGGTTACTACATGCAATTGCTGTTTGTTATATTGAATTTATCAGAGGGACTCCTCAGCTAGTTCAAATCATGTTCGTTTACTTTGGTTTAGGCGCAATTGTGAATGTCCCAGCTTTGACTGCTGGAATTATTGCAATTTCAATTAACTCTGGAGCCTATGTCGCAGAAATTATTAGAGGTGGAATTACCTCAATTTCAACTGGTCAAAATGAAGCAGCGTTATCCTTAGGATTATCTAGTAAACAGTCAATGAGATACATCGTCTTACCACAAGCTTTTAAAAATATTTGGCCAGCACTTGGTAACGAGTTAGTGACTTTGATTAAAGATAGTTCATTAGCATCAGTAATTGGCGTTGGTGAATTGATGTATCAAATGAGAGCCGTTCAAGCAGATAGTTATAAAGGAGTCGCTCCCATCGCAATTATTATGGTAATCTACTTTGTTATTACATTTACCATTTCTAGAATTATGAAATACTTTGAAGGGAAGTTTAGCCATGGAACCAATGATTAA
- a CDS encoding amino acid ABC transporter ATP-binding protein, translating to MEPMIKIENLTKKFKDNVIFSNLDAEVHKGDVISLLGPSGAGKSTFLRCINMLGEPTSGKIILNGEDLVTSSPKELTKLRTKIGMVFQGFNLFENKTILDNITLAPIKVKGMTKEAAENKAHDLLKTVGLDNKAAAYPASLSGGQSQRVAIVRALAMDPEVILFDEPTSALDPEKVGEVLNVMKELAQQDMTMIIVTHEMEFAKNVSNQIWFMDDGKIQEQQTPEGFFEHPKTDNAKRFLSKMI from the coding sequence ATGGAACCAATGATTAAAATTGAAAATTTAACCAAAAAATTTAAAGATAATGTCATTTTTAGTAATTTAGATGCTGAAGTTCATAAGGGTGATGTAATTTCATTGTTAGGGCCTTCTGGTGCTGGTAAGAGTACTTTCCTGCGTTGTATTAATATGTTGGGGGAACCAACTTCTGGAAAAATTATTTTGAATGGGGAGGACTTAGTAACGAGCTCACCTAAAGAATTAACTAAGTTAAGAACTAAAATTGGAATGGTATTTCAAGGATTCAACTTATTCGAAAATAAAACGATTTTGGATAATATTACTTTAGCACCAATTAAAGTTAAAGGAATGACCAAAGAAGCGGCTGAAAATAAAGCGCATGACCTACTTAAAACAGTCGGTTTAGATAATAAAGCGGCTGCTTATCCAGCTAGTTTATCTGGTGGCCAATCTCAACGGGTGGCAATTGTTAGGGCATTGGCTATGGATCCTGAAGTAATTCTTTTCGATGAACCGACTTCAGCATTAGATCCTGAAAAAGTTGGAGAAGTTCTGAATGTAATGAAAGAACTTGCGCAACAAGACATGACAATGATTATTGTTACCCACGAAATGGAATTTGCGAAAAATGTATCAAATCAAATTTGGTTTATGGATGACGGTAAAATTCAAGAACAACAAACACCTGAAGGATTTTTTGAACATCCAAAAACTGATAATGCAAAAAGATTTTTAAGTAAAATGATATAA